The Kitasatospora paranensis genome has a window encoding:
- a CDS encoding carboxymuconolactone decarboxylase — protein MTIASETPVLDTLAAMTVDSVERCGMAPDMLIMTRIAALAASDAPPISYLAHIEPGLRAGLTAAQLQDVLVAVAPIIGTARVMTAAGNIASALGVAIAVADAEIEAETRG, from the coding sequence ATGACCATTGCCTCTGAGACCCCCGTCCTGGACACCCTCGCCGCCATGACCGTGGACTCGGTCGAGCGGTGCGGGATGGCCCCGGACATGCTCATCATGACCAGGATCGCCGCGCTGGCCGCCTCGGACGCGCCCCCGATCTCCTACCTCGCCCACATCGAGCCCGGTCTGCGGGCCGGCCTGACCGCCGCGCAGCTGCAGGACGTCCTGGTGGCCGTCGCCCCCATCATCGGGACGGCCCGGGTCATGACGGCGGCCGGCAACATCGCCTCGGCGCTCGGCGTCGCGATCGCGGTCGCCGACGCGGAGATCGAGGCCGAGACCCGGGGCTGA
- a CDS encoding NUDIX hydrolase family protein: protein MTETTPGWLAPEELESTRARMPILYVEAVPVRVDDAGEVTRIGLLLRIGPDGTVSRTLVSGRVLHHERIRDALQRNLEKDLGPVALPRIPASLQPFTVAEYFPTPGITEFHDPRQHAVSLAYIVPVAGDCRPRQDALDLVWFSPEEAASPVVQQEMPGGQGVLLKRALAHVGCLS, encoded by the coding sequence ATGACGGAAACCACGCCGGGCTGGCTCGCTCCCGAGGAGCTCGAATCCACCCGGGCCCGGATGCCGATCCTCTACGTCGAAGCCGTGCCGGTGCGTGTCGACGACGCCGGCGAGGTCACCAGGATCGGTCTCCTGCTGCGGATCGGACCGGACGGGACGGTCAGCCGGACGCTGGTCTCCGGCCGGGTGCTGCACCACGAGCGGATCCGCGACGCACTGCAACGGAACCTGGAGAAGGACCTCGGGCCGGTGGCCCTGCCGCGGATCCCGGCCTCGCTGCAGCCGTTCACCGTCGCCGAGTACTTCCCCACCCCGGGGATCACCGAGTTCCACGACCCCCGGCAGCACGCGGTCTCGCTCGCCTACATCGTGCCGGTGGCCGGCGACTGCAGACCCCGGCAGGACGCGCTCGACCTGGTCTGGTTCAGCCCGGAGGAGGCCGCGTCGCCCGTGGTGCAGCAGGAGATGCCCGGCGGGCAGGGCGTGCTGCTCAAGCGGGCCCTCGCCCACGTCGGTTGCCTGAGCTGA
- a CDS encoding sigma-70 family RNA polymerase sigma factor, with protein MTLRTSTRESGMSALSDAELAAALATSTTTRNSRIRDVMAEVFRRHHAAVLAYARRYCRDPQTAQDLAAEAYASTYLSVARGRGPRYAWRPYLMACVRRTAMEWSAQTTDRILLPEDFHTWAECLADEAETEGALLAAEETALVARAYRTLPDRWQVLLWFFVVEGEPAATVAQRMSMTPSGVRSLAARARAGLREAYLRENVDEGTGLECRYFTSLLAGAVRRPGRRRGRELARHLQECPGCGRVAAEFRRANHRIAISALVPIGPEAVPSC; from the coding sequence GTGACCCTTCGGACCAGCACCCGCGAATCGGGTATGAGCGCGCTGAGCGACGCGGAACTCGCGGCGGCGCTCGCCACCTCGACCACCACCCGCAACTCCCGTATCCGGGACGTGATGGCCGAGGTGTTCCGGCGCCACCACGCCGCCGTGCTCGCCTACGCCCGCCGCTACTGCCGCGACCCGCAGACCGCCCAGGACCTCGCCGCCGAGGCCTACGCCAGCACCTACCTCTCCGTCGCCCGCGGCCGCGGCCCGCGGTACGCCTGGCGGCCCTACCTGATGGCGTGCGTCCGCCGCACCGCGATGGAGTGGAGCGCCCAGACCACGGACCGGATCCTGCTGCCGGAGGACTTCCACACCTGGGCCGAGTGCCTGGCCGACGAGGCGGAGACCGAGGGCGCGCTGCTCGCCGCCGAGGAGACGGCACTCGTCGCCCGGGCGTACCGCACCCTGCCCGACCGGTGGCAGGTGCTGCTGTGGTTCTTCGTGGTCGAGGGCGAGCCGGCCGCCACCGTCGCCCAGCGGATGAGCATGACGCCGAGCGGGGTGCGCTCCCTGGCGGCCCGCGCGCGTGCCGGGCTGCGAGAGGCCTACCTGCGCGAGAACGTGGACGAGGGGACGGGGCTGGAGTGCCGCTACTTCACCTCGCTGCTGGCCGGCGCCGTCCGCCGGCCGGGCCGGCGGCGGGGGCGTGAACTGGCCCGGCACCTCCAGGAGTGCCCCGGCTGCGGGCGGGTGGCCGCGGAGTTCCGCCGGGCCAACCACCGCATCGCGATCTCCGCGCTCGTCCCCATCGGCCCCGAGGCGGTGCCGTCGTGCTGA
- a CDS encoding NADH-ubiquinone oxidoreductase-F iron-sulfur binding region domain-containing protein, translating to MDVGQGVLVGGYHGKWLTAEAAARALVSRQSMQSLGGALGAGAVLPLPATTCPLGEVLRIAGWLAEETAGQCGPCYLGLPALVKALEEVVRGGGRAALELVENRMRAVTKRGACSHPDAASRFVASALEVFDDDLQLHSYQRGCGRPVQDVLPLPVVESAGSIVVDWTLCEAHGLCTSVLPEVISLEADGFPAAGVMPVPPQLLQQAARAVDRCPALALRIQ from the coding sequence ATGGACGTCGGGCAGGGCGTCCTGGTCGGCGGCTACCACGGCAAGTGGCTGACCGCCGAGGCCGCCGCGCGGGCCCTGGTGTCCCGTCAGTCCATGCAGAGCCTCGGCGGGGCACTGGGCGCCGGCGCCGTCCTGCCGCTGCCGGCCACGACCTGTCCGCTGGGCGAAGTGCTCAGGATCGCCGGTTGGCTGGCCGAGGAGACGGCCGGCCAGTGCGGGCCGTGCTACCTCGGACTGCCCGCCCTGGTCAAAGCCCTGGAGGAGGTGGTGAGGGGCGGCGGCCGGGCCGCCCTGGAGCTCGTCGAGAACCGGATGCGGGCGGTCACCAAGCGGGGTGCGTGCAGCCATCCCGACGCCGCCTCCCGGTTCGTCGCCTCGGCCCTGGAGGTCTTCGACGACGACCTGCAGCTGCACTCGTACCAGCGCGGCTGCGGCCGGCCCGTCCAGGACGTGCTCCCGCTGCCGGTCGTGGAGAGCGCCGGAAGCATCGTCGTGGACTGGACGCTCTGCGAAGCCCACGGGCTCTGCACCAGCGTCCTGCCCGAGGTGATCAGCCTGGAGGCGGACGGCTTCCCTGCCGCCGGTGTCATGCCGGTGCCGCCGCAACTGCTCCAGCAGGCGGCCCGGGCCGTCGACCGGTGCCCCGCGCTGGCCCTGCGCATCCAGTGA